The genomic window GAGGGTGAAGCCGAACAGCGCCGCGCCGATGACGCCCGGCAGCACGATGGGCAGGGTGATGCGCCGGAAGGTGGTGAGGCGGTTGGCGCCAAGCGTGAGTGCGGCCTCCTCCAACCTGCTGTCGAAGCGGTTGAAGATGGCCAGCATCACCAGGAAGCCGAAGGGCAGCGTCCAGCTCACCTGCACGAAGAAGGCGGTGGTGTTCCAGGCGGGCTCGATGCCCAGCAGCCGGCCCATGATGGCCACGCCGAAGCCCACCAGCAGCCCCGGCGCCATGATGCCCAGCAGCAGCAGATAGAAGAACAGATTGTGCCCGCGAAACCGGCCGCGCATGGCCTGGGCCGAGGCCACCGCCAGCACGCAGGTCACGACCGAGCACGCCGCCGCCAGCATCACCGACCGGCCGAAGGGCGGCTTGAAGTCGTTCATGATGGAGGCCTCGATCAGCTCCCGGTACCAGTGCAGCGAGACGCCGTTCATCGGGAAGGTCGTGCCCCCCGTCGGCCCGCTGAAGGAGAGCAGGCCCAGCGTGAACACCGGCAGCCATTGATAGAGCAGGAAGCCCACCGTCAGCGTGCCCAGCAGCCAGGTCATCAGGCGGGAACGGGTGCGCCAATGCATCGTCACGTCCCCAGCTTGCGGATGTCCACGACGCGCATGGCGATGAAGGTGCCGACCAGCATGCAGGCCATCAGCACCACCGAGACCACGGCGGCGGCGCGCAGCTGCGCGCCCTCGTAGAAGTTCAGGATGAGGTTGGGCAGCAGCGCGATCTTGTTGCCGCCGATCCATTGCACGGTCGCGAAATCCGCCATCACGGAGAGGAACACCAGCACCTGCCCGATGACGACGCCGGGCAGCGTCAGCGGGAAGATGACGCGGCGGAACACCACGCCGGGCGGCGCCTTCAGCGTCATCGCCGCCTCGCGCAGCGAGGGCGGGATCTGCGCCAGCATGTAGACCACGGGCCCCGACGCCATCAGCGTGTAGAGCGACACCTGCGCCATCGAGATACCGGTCCGCGAGTAGAGAAAAATCTCGATGGGCCGTTCGGTGATGCCGAGCCCCATCAGCGCCTGGTTGATGACGCCGTTCACGCCCAGGAAAGGCACCCAGGCGATGGCGCGGATCAGCGCGCTGGTCCAGAACGGAATGATGAAGGCCAGGAACAGCGCCGTGCGCCAGGCGCGGCTCTGCACCTTCATCACCAGGAAATAGGCGATGCCGTAGCCCAGCACGCCCGTGATCGCCATCAGCATCAGCGTGTGCAGGAAGGTGTTCGCGATCAGCCCGCGATAGGAGGCATTGGCGAAGAAGCGTTCGTAGTTGGCGAAGGTGATGGGGTTGCCCGGCCCGAACGCCGTGCCGCCCCAGAGCGACACCCACAGAATCAGCACGGCCGGCATCACCACCGCGCCGAACATCCACAAGCCGGCCGGCAGCGCCAGCAGATAGGCGGGGAGCGAACGTGGTCGGATCGTGCTCATCCGTGCAGCACGCCGGCTTCGGTGGGCCAGCCGATTTCGGCGGCGCCGTCGGGCATGGAGAAGGCGGGTTCGGCGCCGAACTGGTCCAGCTTCATCACCTCGCCATCGGGCCGTTCCAGGATGTAGCGGCGGACGGAGCCGAAATACTCCACCGTGCGGCAGGCGGTGGGCAGGCGGTTGGGCCAATCGCCGGGCGGGGCCGGCCGCAGCCGTTCCGCGCGCACCGAGAAGGACGCCGCCTGCCCCGGTTGCGGCGACAGCCCGCGCAGCGGCACCACGAAGCGGCCGGCGGCGGTGCCGATCGCGGCCTCCTCGCCGCGCACATCCTCCACCTTCCCGTGGAAGACGTTGTTGCCCTGCACGAAGCCCGCCACGAAGGGCGTGCGCGGGCGCTGGAGAATCTCCTCCGGCGTGCCCTGCTGCTCGATCTTCGCGTGGTTCATCACCACCACCAGGTCACCCAGCGAGAAGGCCTCGTTCTGGTCATGCGTGACCCAGATGAAGGAGATGCCGGTGCGCCGTTGCAGCGTCTTCAGCTCGATCATCACCGTCTCGCGCAGCGAGTAGTCCAGCGCGCCGATGGGCTCGTCCAGCAGCAGCAGCCGCGGCTCGGTGATCATGGCGCGCGCGAGTGCGACACGCTGCCGCTGCCCGCCCGAGAGGCTGCCGGGCTTGCGGTTCGCGAAGCGGTCAATCTCGAAGGCCTTCAGCACCTCGGCCACGCGCTTGTCGCGCTTCAGCGCCGGCCATTTGCGCATCTCCAGGCCGAAGCCGACCTGCTTCTCCACCGTCATGTGCGGGAAGAGCGCGAAATCCTGGAACATCATCGCGATGTCGCGTTCCCAGGGCGGGTCATTCGTGACGTTCTTGCCGCCGATGAGGATGTCGCCCTCATCGGGCTCCTCCAACCCGGCCACGCAGCGCAGCGTGGTGGTCTTGCCGCAGCCCGAGGGGCCGAGCAGGCAGACGAACTGCCCCTTGCCGACGCGCAGCGAGACATCATCCACCGCGGTGAAGCCGCCATATTTTTTCCGGAGCGCGACGATCTCCAGATCGTGCACCACCTTCACGCCGCCTTCGCCAGCCTGTCCGCCCGGCATTTCATCAGCGGCTGGATGCGCGTGCCGAACTGCT from Roseococcus microcysteis includes these protein-coding regions:
- a CDS encoding ABC transporter permease, whose translation is MTWLLGTLTVGFLLYQWLPVFTLGLLSFSGPTGGTTFPMNGVSLHWYRELIEASIMNDFKPPFGRSVMLAAACSVVTCVLAVASAQAMRGRFRGHNLFFYLLLLGIMAPGLLVGFGVAIMGRLLGIEPAWNTTAFFVQVSWTLPFGFLVMLAIFNRFDSRLEEAALTLGANRLTTFRRITLPIVLPGVIGAALFGFTLSYDEFPRTMFTSGADMTLPLAVMAQLDRELTPELYAIGTATTLLSLVAILACTLILVSLRRTARPGS
- a CDS encoding ABC transporter permease, translated to MSTIRPRSLPAYLLALPAGLWMFGAVVMPAVLILWVSLWGGTAFGPGNPITFANYERFFANASYRGLIANTFLHTLMLMAITGVLGYGIAYFLVMKVQSRAWRTALFLAFIIPFWTSALIRAIAWVPFLGVNGVINQALMGLGITERPIEIFLYSRTGISMAQVSLYTLMASGPVVYMLAQIPPSLREAAMTLKAPPGVVFRRVIFPLTLPGVVIGQVLVFLSVMADFATVQWIGGNKIALLPNLILNFYEGAQLRAAAVVSVVLMACMLVGTFIAMRVVDIRKLGT
- a CDS encoding ABC transporter ATP-binding protein — encoded protein: MKVVHDLEIVALRKKYGGFTAVDDVSLRVGKGQFVCLLGPSGCGKTTTLRCVAGLEEPDEGDILIGGKNVTNDPPWERDIAMMFQDFALFPHMTVEKQVGFGLEMRKWPALKRDKRVAEVLKAFEIDRFANRKPGSLSGGQRQRVALARAMITEPRLLLLDEPIGALDYSLRETVMIELKTLQRRTGISFIWVTHDQNEAFSLGDLVVVMNHAKIEQQGTPEEILQRPRTPFVAGFVQGNNVFHGKVEDVRGEEAAIGTAAGRFVVPLRGLSPQPGQAASFSVRAERLRPAPPGDWPNRLPTACRTVEYFGSVRRYILERPDGEVMKLDQFGAEPAFSMPDGAAEIGWPTEAGVLHG